Proteins from one Novosphingobium pentaromativorans US6-1 genomic window:
- a CDS encoding cytochrome P450 yields MTATSALTRKDERYKEMFSVEKEVADFGYALVDDIYAPIAALRSKSPVFVGSLARELTGKAEHSMLDRPRYATLTFETCNKVLGDNITYSSSYYREQDFIREGLGHTILGMIGKEHARYRSSIQPMMTREQAMGWWREKWIEPFVSILIDDFQNDGQADLSQQLCARLPMHTVTAAYGLGSEEALAFRESLMASMVPTLAPQPRAEARAKVREILIGAITESRRNPRDDLISRLIGAPFKDAQGNHSQLSDEDILSFSRLLLLAGGGTTYRQMGITLFALLSNRDQMEDLRADRELMRPAIQESLRWNCTDPVFHRISTKPSVLGGVEVPEGALVDIYLAAGNRDPERWDNPDVYDLHRPEKRHIGFASGAHTCLGRFVAEAEMTAAINALLDRFPKLRLDSSGEPPKIIGGLVARGVNHLRVRFD; encoded by the coding sequence GTGACAGCGACGTCTGCACTCACGCGCAAGGATGAACGCTACAAAGAGATGTTCAGTGTCGAGAAGGAGGTTGCCGATTTCGGCTACGCGCTTGTTGACGACATCTACGCGCCAATCGCCGCGCTACGCAGCAAAAGCCCGGTTTTCGTGGGCAGCCTTGCCAGGGAACTCACCGGTAAGGCCGAGCATAGTATGCTCGACCGCCCACGCTACGCAACGCTGACCTTCGAAACGTGCAACAAGGTTCTGGGCGACAATATCACTTATTCGTCCAGTTATTATCGCGAACAGGACTTCATCCGAGAAGGGCTGGGACACACTATTCTCGGCATGATCGGCAAGGAGCATGCCCGCTATCGGTCGTCTATCCAGCCGATGATGACGCGCGAGCAGGCGATGGGCTGGTGGCGCGAGAAGTGGATCGAGCCGTTCGTCTCGATCCTGATCGACGATTTTCAGAACGACGGCCAAGCCGACCTTTCGCAGCAGTTATGTGCCCGCCTTCCCATGCATACCGTCACCGCGGCTTATGGATTGGGGTCGGAAGAGGCGTTGGCCTTCCGTGAAAGCCTGATGGCGAGCATGGTGCCGACGCTGGCGCCTCAGCCGCGCGCCGAAGCGCGGGCCAAGGTGAGGGAGATATTGATCGGTGCGATCACCGAGAGTCGGCGGAATCCGCGCGACGATCTTATTTCGCGCCTCATCGGCGCGCCGTTCAAGGACGCGCAAGGCAATCATTCGCAGCTCTCCGACGAGGATATCCTCTCGTTCTCGCGCCTGCTGCTGCTGGCAGGTGGCGGGACGACTTATCGGCAGATGGGCATTACCCTTTTCGCGCTCCTTTCAAATCGTGACCAGATGGAGGACCTGCGTGCGGACCGCGAGCTGATGCGCCCAGCGATCCAGGAATCTTTGCGCTGGAATTGCACAGATCCGGTTTTCCATCGGATCAGTACAAAACCGAGCGTGCTTGGCGGAGTCGAAGTGCCTGAAGGTGCGCTGGTGGACATTTACCTCGCTGCAGGCAACCGCGATCCCGAACGCTGGGACAATCCGGATGTCTATGACCTCCATCGGCCGGAGAAGCGCCATATCGGTTTCGCCAGCGGGGCGCACACCTGTCTCGGCCGGTTCGTGGCCGAAGCCGAGATGACCGCGGCGATCAACGCGCTTCTCGATCGTTTTCCGAAATTGCGGTTGGACTCTTCGGGGGAACCTCCGAAGATTATCGGCGGCCT
- a CDS encoding nuclear transport factor 2 family protein, producing MSYVNEAEGKRSDESAIQKLANHYSHAVFLLDAKMAAAAYMTDGILSAFYGPDIVGRDAIETALATGFAKYDFIMQTSGAVVIEVQGDAAFMRSSVSEWMRRSDTSQLECCFGCYEDKLVRTGADWRFERRRFMPVHRGRFPGEARTYREPRFEIGISGFELPGLSRS from the coding sequence ATGAGCTACGTTAACGAAGCCGAAGGCAAGCGATCTGACGAATCCGCGATTCAGAAACTTGCAAACCACTATAGCCACGCGGTTTTTCTGCTGGACGCGAAAATGGCGGCTGCAGCCTATATGACCGACGGAATACTCTCGGCCTTCTACGGCCCGGATATCGTCGGCCGCGACGCAATAGAAACCGCGCTTGCGACCGGCTTTGCCAAGTACGACTTTATCATGCAGACTTCGGGCGCAGTGGTCATCGAAGTCCAGGGGGATGCGGCATTCATGCGCTCGTCCGTATCGGAGTGGATGCGGCGATCCGATACGTCACAGCTCGAATGCTGTTTCGGATGCTACGAAGACAAATTGGTGCGCACAGGTGCCGACTGGCGGTTCGAGAGGCGGCGCTTCATGCCGGTACACCGAGGACGCTTTCCCGGCGAAGCGAGGACCTATCGAGAGCCCCGTTTCGAAATCGGTATCTCTGGCTTCGAACTCCCTGGCCTCTCCCGCTCTTAG
- a CDS encoding flavin-containing monooxygenase, which produces MHETPVRPELIEATDAQIEDAVQYAELMALRGLLYLLTGDEAFARTKLEQVRHGAFKMPTVVDEADVALLRNGAAEFLKSYRDSGAGEVIPVLDRLADSVRLTAGLTLSDDDVELYMEELGLPETERRMEWQAPPPADTLQGFKVLVIGAGMGGLTAARELKRAGIPYEMVEKNAGVGGTWHENRYPGARVDTPSRGYTNTFGVAFAPSYAFCPWPENQRYFDWVADSYDLRENIQFNTEIRTLTWDQQSARWIAIAHGPDGEKMIEANAVITAVGFLNRPNVPEIPGIEQFDGECFHTARWPDELDLKGKRFAVVGTGCTGYQVIPELALEAEHVTVFQRTAQWLTPTKGYLEPSPPQVNWLDRNLPFYSNFLRCRSSLPAFSLGDLTEIDPDFDDPHACNPKNKEMRDACIDYLVQRLGDADLVRKMTPPHPVRSARPVTCDADYNVLDAILADNTTLVDCGIRRINKNGVEANDGTQHDVDVIVFATGFRAHDYLYPMTVTGRDGKTLDEVWADKGPRAYCGSMVPDFPNLWMVYGPNTNGALGPATFHELVTRYALMCMQRLILDERQEVSVREAPYIQYNEYVDSRNATKVWSDPRAQNYYWSSHGRSVTQNPFSPTEMFRFVRSPRFEDLDIR; this is translated from the coding sequence ATGCACGAAACACCCGTTCGGCCCGAACTGATCGAGGCCACCGATGCGCAGATCGAAGATGCCGTTCAATATGCCGAGCTCATGGCACTGCGCGGTCTTCTGTACCTTCTGACGGGGGATGAAGCCTTCGCCCGCACCAAGCTGGAACAGGTGCGCCACGGTGCGTTCAAGATGCCGACGGTGGTCGACGAAGCCGATGTCGCGTTGCTGCGAAACGGTGCGGCCGAATTCCTCAAGTCTTACCGGGACTCCGGCGCCGGCGAGGTGATCCCGGTTCTAGACCGGCTCGCAGACAGCGTCCGGCTTACCGCGGGCCTGACTCTCAGCGACGACGACGTTGAACTGTACATGGAGGAACTGGGTCTCCCAGAGACGGAGCGTCGCATGGAATGGCAGGCGCCGCCACCCGCCGACACACTGCAGGGCTTCAAGGTCCTCGTGATCGGCGCCGGCATGGGTGGGCTCACCGCGGCGCGCGAACTCAAACGCGCAGGCATTCCTTACGAGATGGTCGAAAAGAACGCCGGTGTTGGCGGCACCTGGCACGAAAATCGCTATCCCGGTGCCCGGGTAGACACTCCCAGCCGCGGTTATACCAACACATTCGGCGTGGCCTTCGCGCCAAGTTACGCATTCTGCCCCTGGCCCGAGAACCAGCGCTACTTCGATTGGGTTGCCGACTCGTACGACCTACGAGAAAATATCCAGTTCAACACCGAGATCCGCACGCTCACATGGGACCAGCAGTCAGCGCGTTGGATCGCCATTGCCCATGGCCCCGACGGCGAGAAGATGATTGAAGCCAATGCAGTGATCACTGCGGTCGGCTTCCTGAACCGGCCGAATGTGCCGGAAATTCCCGGGATCGAGCAGTTTGACGGAGAGTGCTTCCACACCGCGCGCTGGCCCGACGAACTCGATCTGAAAGGAAAGCGCTTCGCCGTCGTCGGGACAGGCTGCACCGGCTATCAGGTGATCCCCGAACTGGCACTCGAAGCCGAGCACGTCACCGTGTTCCAGCGCACCGCGCAATGGTTGACGCCGACCAAGGGATACCTCGAGCCCTCCCCACCGCAAGTCAACTGGCTTGACCGCAACCTCCCGTTCTATTCGAACTTTCTGAGGTGCCGGTCTTCTCTCCCGGCTTTCTCGCTTGGCGATCTGACCGAGATCGATCCGGACTTCGACGATCCCCATGCCTGCAACCCCAAGAACAAGGAGATGCGCGATGCATGCATCGACTATCTTGTGCAGCGGCTAGGGGACGCAGACCTGGTTCGGAAAATGACGCCGCCGCACCCCGTCAGATCGGCACGCCCGGTGACGTGCGATGCAGACTACAACGTCCTCGATGCCATCCTGGCCGACAACACCACGCTGGTCGACTGCGGCATCCGCCGGATCAACAAAAACGGAGTAGAGGCGAACGACGGCACCCAGCATGACGTGGATGTTATCGTTTTCGCTACCGGATTCCGGGCACATGACTATCTCTACCCGATGACGGTTACGGGTCGGGATGGAAAAACCCTCGACGAGGTTTGGGCAGACAAGGGGCCGCGCGCCTATTGCGGTTCGATGGTTCCGGACTTTCCCAACTTATGGATGGTCTATGGCCCCAACACCAATGGTGCGTTGGGACCTGCAACTTTCCATGAGCTCGTAACCCGGTATGCGCTGATGTGCATGCAGCGCCTGATCCTTGACGAGCGGCAAGAGGTTTCGGTCCGGGAGGCTCCCTACATCCAGTACAACGAATATGTCGATTCACGAAATGCCACGAAGGTCTGGAGCGACCCGCGTGCGCAAAACTACTATTGGTCGAGCCATGGCCGCTCCGTGACCCAGAATCCCTTTTCACCGACCGAGATGTTCCGGTTCGTGCGAAGCCCCCGTTTCGAGGATCTGGATATCCGATGA
- a CDS encoding IclR family transcriptional regulator, whose protein sequence is MAGSNSAARAIRLLEFMAARPAQTFTLTELARSLGLNKSSVHGIVHTLHDAGWLFRSSQTSRYGLGPAAAHVGAAATEALPELALALPTMDALAAQCQCECIFSELVDDEIVLLGSTGPALINSPIRRPGNRIRFAPPIGTVFVAWQTKMQRMEWIARAGPSDEASIMKFDADMESIRSRGYVVMLQSQPGAWTHTFAADENSPSNDDDAPRKMAARRLTEIQTVEYLNSNDDLLDDDPRLVQSIQAPVFAGGVVRFAITLSQIERRMNVKMLAKLGDMVRHAADRISAEIDEMGKPRFAPSVSSPGQPAASKP, encoded by the coding sequence ATGGCCGGGTCGAACAGTGCAGCACGAGCCATCAGGCTCCTCGAGTTCATGGCCGCCAGGCCGGCGCAGACGTTTACCTTGACGGAGCTGGCCCGGAGCCTTGGCCTGAACAAGTCGAGTGTGCATGGGATCGTTCACACGCTTCACGATGCCGGTTGGCTCTTCCGCTCCTCCCAGACTTCCCGGTACGGGCTCGGCCCGGCAGCGGCACACGTCGGCGCCGCGGCCACGGAGGCGCTACCCGAACTCGCTCTGGCGCTTCCCACCATGGATGCGCTGGCCGCACAATGCCAATGCGAGTGCATCTTCAGCGAATTGGTCGACGATGAAATCGTGCTGCTCGGCTCGACCGGTCCCGCGTTGATCAACAGTCCCATCCGCCGACCCGGCAACCGCATACGGTTCGCACCGCCTATCGGAACCGTCTTCGTCGCCTGGCAAACGAAGATGCAGCGAATGGAATGGATTGCCCGCGCAGGCCCGAGCGACGAAGCCTCGATAATGAAATTCGACGCCGACATGGAATCGATCCGCAGCCGTGGCTACGTGGTAATGCTTCAATCGCAGCCCGGCGCGTGGACGCACACCTTTGCCGCTGACGAGAATTCTCCTTCCAACGATGATGATGCGCCCCGCAAAATGGCAGCGCGGCGGCTCACAGAAATCCAGACGGTCGAGTATCTCAACAGCAACGATGACCTGCTGGACGATGACCCGAGATTGGTTCAATCGATCCAGGCACCGGTTTTCGCAGGAGGAGTGGTCCGCTTTGCGATCACGTTGTCCCAGATAGAACGCAGGATGAATGTAAAGATGCTGGCAAAGCTCGGTGACATGGTTCGACATGCCGCCGACAGGATTTCCGCCGAGATCGACGAGATGGGAAAGCC